The proteins below are encoded in one region of Colias croceus chromosome 17, ilColCroc2.1:
- the LOC123699072 gene encoding store-operated calcium entry regulator STIMATE-like — protein sequence MNDSSDVIHWSEPHCSKDALTDTYGWFLQFLLAVLAFTCLIGKRFCEPRYARRPWLIWFYDTSKQGLGALIIHAANVWLSPYQTGNPCTWYIVNFMLDSTLGLLIIWAGIRLAQYYARVYDIPLINFGEYGKPPMCSAWLCQCVLYAALATFAKSMLALVLQLPIVQAVLSTLRLSPVSDPRLELAVVMLIIPFFVNILIFWVTDNFLMYHPRGVSTKLKTKVRYQSIKKDKTCSDEEEHSADERLLGASV from the exons ATGAATGATAGTTCGGATGTTATCCACTGGTCGGAACCGCACTGCTCTAAAGATGCTTTAACCGACACATATGGTTGGTTTCTGCAATTTTTGCTTGCAGTTTTAGCGTTTACATGTTTGATAG GTAAAAGATTCTGTGAGCCACGCTATGCAAGAAGACCATGGTTGATTTGGTTCTATGATACATCGAAGCAAGGTTTGGGAGCGTTAATTATACATGCGGCTAATGTTTGGCTATCTCCATATCAGACAGGAAACCCATGTACTTG gtacattgtaaattttatgcTAGATTCTACACTAGGGCTTCTTATAATATGGGCGGGTATAAGACTTGCTCAATACTATGCAAGAGTCTATGATATACCACTTATCAATTTTGGAGAATATg GTAAACCACCAATGTGTTCAGCGTGGCTCTGCCAGTGTGTGCTGTACGCAGCGCTGGCTACGTTCGCTAAGTCCATGCTAGCTCTGGTTCTGCAACTGCCGATCGTTCAAGCTGTGCTCTCAACGTTGAGATTGTCACCGGTGTCCGATCCACGGCTTGAACTCGCTGTTGTTATGCTCATCATACCTTTCTTTGTTAAT ATTCTCATATTTTGGGTAACAGATAACTTCCTTATGTATCATCCGCGAGGTGTCAGCACTAAATTAAAGAcaaag GTGCGTTACCAGTCCATAAAGAAGGATAAGACCTGTTCTGATGAGGAGGAGCATTCGGCTGATGAACGTCTTCTCGGCGCGAGTGTATGA